The following proteins are co-located in the Plasmodium vinckei vinckei genome assembly, chromosome: PVVCY_11 genome:
- a CDS encoding transcription factor IIb, putative: MYREKYQPKILSLLLSAGSKPLEIWKMRTKKGCVRKVLDDTIKLSAIEILSENTSDSYIYTSPGKYNSLAISLPILVLIVKNMNKYFSFRISVMDNKRCRRTFRISNFQTVTRLSNKWCTMPMVLNEGWNILQINLSDYTEKAFKTKYVETIELQINASIRIRCIYFCDRIYNNEELKDEFKIFSKKKEKIVYIPPQNLIKTLKKKTIKNAVKDKISNQENEEEHQDENNISEIEKIKDTSLDHVEEGDSTVNVDQTVMETDPTENKIKESESDFKREDDQTISENFEKENKTHEYMDMTEVLETYTDKVEDIDMTIKNDEDGHSLSKIIEPFDEEENNDTMDPNKTLLIEGNDDETDINNLTEIKNIEMDLSNVLYDDPNYYTYNNDDN, from the exons atgtataggGAAAAATACCAGCCCAAAATATTGTCACTCTTGTTGAGCGCGGg CTCTAAGCCCTTAgaaatatggaaaatgaGAACAAAAAAGGGATGTGTTAGAAAAGTTTTAGACGatacaataaaattaagtGCTATAGAAATATTGTCTGAAAATACTTCTGACTCGTACATATACACATCACCAGGAAAATACAATTCGCTAGCTATTAGTTTGCCTATTCTGGTTTTAattgttaaaaat atgaataaatatttctcaTTTAGAATAAGTGTAATGGACAACAAAAGGTGCCGAAGGACCTTTCGAATTTCGAATTTTCag actGTTACAAGGCTTTCAAATAAATGGTGTACTATGCCTATGGTACTAAACGAAGGATGGAATATTCtccaaataaatttaagtGATTACACTGAAAAAGCAttcaaaacaaaatatgttGAAACAATAGAATTACAAATTAATGCAAGTATAAGGATTcgatgcatatatttttgtgatagaatttataataatgaagaattaaaggatgaatttaaaatattttcaaaaaaaaaagaaaaaattgtatatattcctcctcaaaatttaattaaaacattaaaaaaaaaaaccatCAAAAATGCAGTCAAGGACAAAATATCAAACcaagaaaatgaagaagaacaccaagatgaaaataatatatcagaaatcgaaaaaataaaagacaCATCTTTAGATCATGTAGAAGAAGGAGATTCCACTGTGAATGTAGATCAAACAGTGATGGAAACAGATCCCactgaaaataaaattaaagaaagtGAATCAGATTTCAAAAGGGAAGATGATCAAACTATTTcagaaaattttgaaaaagaaaacaaaacTCATGAATATATGGATATGACTGAAGTTTTAGAAACTTATACAGATAAAGTTGAAGATATAGATATgactattaaaaatgatgaagatgGTCATTctttatcaaaaataattgaacCATTtgatgaagaagaaaataacgATACCATGGATCCAAACaaaacattattaataGAAGGAAATGATGATGAAACAGATATTAATAACTTAAcagaaattaaaaacattGAAATGGATTTGAGCAATGTCTTATACGATGATCCAAATTACTACACTTACAATAATGACGACAATTAG
- a CDS encoding triose phosphate transporter, putative: MKDNDKNEYGTFPITINEKYGGKSGDFQYKKFYNSLYEKAKLGLLFLSWYGLNVIYNVENKRVLNITNLPWTASCAQLFVGWIFIITYWSTGYKKIPKVFSYDIFLKNITIQSVCHIMVHFGAIISMSSTSVSFTHVVKACEPVFTAILSIILLKQYLKFSKYVCLVIIVGGVICASAKEINFTMVAFISALVSNFGSSLRAIYVKKMMLNKSSIGENLTGPNIYALITILSALISLPFVFIFEGKQLYKFITEFETTQTKHTLQEVYIRLFLSGIWYYLNNEFAFMCLERVNQVTHAVANSLKRVVIIVSSIIVFKTQITLLGAVGSAVTIIGAFLYSIV; this comes from the coding sequence ATGAAGGATAATgacaaaaatgaatatggGACTTTTCCAATAactataaatgaaaaatatggagGTAAAAGTGGAGATTTTcagtataaaaaattttataattctttatatgAGAAGGCAAAATTAggacttttatttttatcatggTATGGATTgaatgttatatataatgttgaaaataagagagtattaaatattacaaatttACCATGGACAGCTAGCTGTGCTCAATTATTTGTTGGAtggatatttataattacataTTGGAGTActggatataaaaaaattccaaaagttttttcatatgatatatttttaaaaaatataacaattcAAAGTGTATGTCATATTATGGTTCATTTTGGAGCAATCATATCTATGTCATCAACATCTGTTTCATTTACACATGTTGTTAAAGCATGCGAGCCAGTTTTCACTGCTATATTatctataatattattgaaacaatatttaaaattcaGTAAATATGTTTGTCTTGTAATTATTGTTGGAGGTGTTATATGTGCCAGTGCTAaagaaattaattttactaTGGTTGCTTTTATATCTGCACTAGTATCAAATTTTGGATCGTCTTTAAGAgcaatatatgtaaaaaaaatgatgttaAATAAATCATCTATTGGAGAAAATTTAACAGGGccaaatatttatgcaCTAATAACTATTTTGTCTGCATTAATCTCTTTaccatttgtttttatatttgaaggaaaacaattatataaatttataacaGAATTTGAGACTACACAAACAAAACATACATTACAAgaagtatatataagattatttttaagtGGTATATGGtactatttaaataatgaatttgCATTTATGTGTTTAGAGAGAGTTAATCAAGTTACACATGCTGTTGCTAATTCATTAAAAAGAGttgttattattgtttCTTCAATTATTGTATTTAAAACACAAATTACTTTACTTGGTGCTGTTGGATCAGCTGTTACAATTATCGGGGCATTTCTATATTCTattgtttaa